Within Burkholderiales bacterium, the genomic segment AGGTCATCAAGCCGGCTGCGGAATTCAGGCTCGAGCGTCTCGACCTTAGATATTTACCTGAATCGGCACGCCGGGCCGAAGCGCTGCGTCTGGCGCAAGCCGATGCGATCCGCCCCTTCGATCTCAGCAAAAGTCCGCTGCGGATGAACTTGGTAACGATCGCGAGCGACGAGCATCTGCTCGTGATCAACCTGCATCACATCGTTTCGGATGGCTGGTCAATGGCGGTTTTCAACCGCGAACTCAGTGCGCTGTACGAATCGCACAGCGAAGGCATGCCGTCCCGGCTTGCGCCGCTGCCGATTCAGTACGCCGATTACGCGAGATGGCAGCGCGGCCATCTGCAGGGGCGATTGCTGGCAACCGATCTCACTTACTGGAAAGCGCAACTAGGCAACGCGCCGCCGCTCCTCGATCTGCCGACCGACCGGCCGCGTCCGCCGAGCCAAAGCTTCAAAGGCTCGGCTTTGCTGCATCAGGTCGAAAAGGATGTACTCGATCGCGTCAAGGCCGTGGGCCAGCGCAATCGGGCGACGCTGTTCATGACGCTATCGGCGGCGTTTTCGGTGTTGCTGGCGCGCTATACGCGCCGCGACGATATCGTGTTTGGCTCGGTGATTGCCGGCCGCACCCGCATCGAGACCGAGAACCTGATCGGGTTTTTCGTCAACACGCTGGTGATGAGGATAGATTGCGCGAACGATCCGGCCTTCGAGGAACTGCTCGGCCGGGTGCGCGAGACCGCCCTCGATGCCTATGCCCATCAGGACGTTCCGTTCGAGCGCTTGTTCGAAGAGCTGAAACCCGAGCGCAATCCGTCTTACTCGCCGCTTATCCAGGTTCTGTTTGTCCTGCAAAACAACACTGTCGAGCCCTTGCGCCTGAAAGGGGCGACGGTCGAACGGATCGAGTCGCGGCAGCAAACGGCCAAATTCGATCTCAGCCTTGCCGCCACGGAAACCGCGCAAGGCTTACAGCTCAATTTCGAATACAGCACCGATCTTTTCGATGCCGCGACCATCGCGCGTATGGCCGGTCATTATTCCGCGCTTCTCGCGGCCATCGCCGCCGATCCCGGGCGCAAGCTTTCGACCCTGCCGCTCTTGACGGCAAGCGAGCGGCAAACGCTGGTTTATGACTGGAATCAGACCGCGACCGGCTATCCGGCGGAAGCGACGCTGGCAGCGTTGTTTGAACAACAGGTTGCGCGCACCCCCAACCGTGTGGCGGTCGTGCTTCCAGCCGCTGTTTCGGGCAAAGGGGCGGATGAATCGATGACCTACGCCGAACTGAACCAGCGCGCCAACCGGCTGGCGCATTATCTGCTGCGCCTGGGCGCGGCGCCGGACATGCTGATCGGCGTCTGTGCGCAGCGTTCGATCGAGATGACGGTATCGATATTGGCGATTCTGAAAGCCGGCGCCGCCTATCTGCCGCTGGATCCGGGTTATCCGCGCGAGCGCCTCGCATTCATGCTCGAAGACGCCGGAGCGACTATCCTGATTACTCATAGCGCGCTGCGATCGCGGTTGCCGCAGCACGCGGCGACCCTGGTGATGGCGGACCAAACCGAGGCTTACGCTGAATGTCCTGCCGGCAATCCGAACGCCGGCTGCGATCGGCGCCCCGATCCCGAGATGTCCAGCGCGCCGCGACGCCTCACTTCGGCCAACCTTGCCTACGTCATCTACACGTCAGGCTCATCCGGCAAACCCAAGGGTGTCATGGTCGAGCAGCGCTCGGTCGTGCGTCTGGTCAAAAATACCGATTATGCGCAACTGACCGCGGACGACGCGGTCGCGCACATTTCGAATACCGCGTTCGACGCGGCGACGTTCGAACTGTGGGGCGCATTGCTCAACGGCGGCCGTCTTGTCATCATCGATCAGGACACGCTGTTGTCGCCGGAGCACTTCGCCGCCGCTCTTGCCAAGTATAGGATCTCGGCCCTGTTCATCACGGTTGCCCTCTTCAATATGATCGCGCGCGAAGCGCCCACAGCCTTTGCGCACGTCAGGCACCTCTTGGTCGGCGGCGATGCGCTCGATCCGCAAGCGGTGGCGTCGGTGTTGCGTGCGGCGCCCCCCGAACGCCTGCTCAATGCGTATGGCCCCACGGAAACGACGACGTTTGCGACTTGGCATCAGGTGCGCGAGGTTGCGGCGGGTGCTGTAACGCTGCCGATCGGCCGTCCAGTCGCCAATACCACTGCGTACATCCTCGACGCCCACCTGCAGCCGGCGCCGATCGGTGTTGCCGGCGAGCTGCATATCGGCGGCCCAGGGGTGGCGCGCGGGTATCTGGCACGGCCCGAACTGACCGCGGCAAAATTCATTGCCGATCCTTTCGACCAGGGTGGCCGCCTCTACAAAACCGGCGACCTCGCCCGTTTCCTGCCCGGTGGCAGCATCGAGTTCGTCGGACGCATCGACAGCCAGGTCAAAATCCGCGGCTTCCGGATCGAACTGGGCGAGATCGAAGCATCGTTGTGCGCGCACCCCGAAGTACGGGAAGCCGTCGTGCTCGCGCGCCAGGATGAGCCCGGCGACAAGCGGCTGGTGGCGTATATCGTCCCCGCCCGGACGCCGCGAATCGCCACCAACTCACCTTTTTCGGAGGGAGGAGAATCAGGCCATGAAGGGAACATCCCGGCCCTGCGCGAGCATCTCAAAACCAGATTGCCCGACTACATGATTCCAACCGCATTTGTCCTGATGGCGCAGCTGCCGATCACGCCGAACGGCAAGCTCGACCGCGCCAACTTACCGGCGCCTGGCGGCGATACCATGACCGCCGCCGTGCACATCGCGCCGCGCACGCCGCTCGAAGCGAAGCTTGCCGCCATCTGGCGCAAGCTCCTGCACATCGATGCGGTCGGCGTCACCAGCAACTTCTTCGAACTCGGCGGCCATTCGCTTCTGGTTGTGCGCCTGATCGCCGAAATCGACAAAGCCTTCGGCCAGCAACTGTCGATCGCGACCCTGTTTCAGGCGCCGACTATCGCGCGCTTGGCCGAGGTCATGACCGGAGATCGTCCACCTGAAAACTGGCCGTCATTGCTGCCGCTCAATGCGGCCGGCTCGACACCGCCCTTGTTCAGCATGCACGTCGGAACCGCGGTGCAATTGCGCGGCTTGGCGCGCCATCTGGGTCAGGAGCAAACTTTCTACGGCATCAGCTCGCAATGTCTGGATGCGCGGCGTGAGCCGCTGCACAGCATCGAAGAGATGGCGGCGTATGCGTTGCGCGAAGTGCGCGCAGTACAACCGAGGGGGCCGTATCATCTCGCCGGTTACTGCGCATCGGCCGCGATCGCGCTGGAAATGGCGCAGCAGTTGCATGGCCAGGGCGAACGCGTCTCTGCGTTAATCATGTTCGATGCGGCGCCTCCAGGTGGATGCCAGGACGCGCTTCAGCAGAGGCGAGAACTGAGACGGCATTTGCGCAATCTCGCCCGCTTCGGTGTATTGAAGAAAATTCGTTATGTGGCTAGCCGCGTTCGCGACAGATCGCGCGACGCGCTTTATCGCTGCGCTTTCAGATTCTACCGGGCGCTGGGAGCGGCGATCCCGCATGAGGTGTTGTCGAGGTATGTCCTCGACATCATGGTGGACGCGCGGGCGCGCTACGCGCCGCGCATTTATCCCGGAAAAATTTCCCTGATCTGGGCGACCGTCCGATCACAGGATGAGGACCGCGACACCCGCTGTTTCGAGGACGCGTGGGCGAAACTCGCCGCGCAAGGCGTCGAGCACTTCTATATTCCGGTTGAACATACCCGCATGTTTGAAGACGACCAGGTTGCCTGCGTCGCCGAACAAACCAAAGCGTGTCTGGCGCGGGCGAGCGCGTCGTAAAAGCGCGGAGCTGAAGTGGTGTGCAAAACGCAGCGGAGAACGGCGTGGTTCTTCCTAGCGAGGAATAACAAACCCTTGGATGCCGTTTGTGCCCGCTTGTTACGCATGCGCAAGCCCAATGGCTCCATTTATCGGGGTTCTAACTACCCGGGAAACGATCGGCGCGCTTTGTTGCCCGCGGTGCGATAGCGCGGTGCGCCTCAATCTGCTTCAATACCGGCCATGCCTTGCGCCGGACACACTCGAGCGACCGTAGACGACCGCGATGTCTGGTTGCCCGCAACGGTCGCGCCCGCATTGACGGCTCACGAAGTACACGTTTGGCGCGCCAATCTCGACACGCTTCCCGACTTCCGCGGCCTACTGGCTGAGGAGGAAGCGGCGCGCGCCGGGCGCTTTCATTTCGAACAGCATCGTGCGCGTTTCATTGCCGCGCGCGGGTGGCTGCGAAGTCTGCTCGGCGGCTATCTGCATATCGATCCCGGCGAAGTCGAATTTACTTATGGCGAGCGCGGCAAACCCGGACTCGGCGCGCGCTTCGCGTCGCCGCTGCGCTTCAATGTTTCGCATAGTCATGAACTGGCACTGATCGCGGTCAGCGAGGGCCGCGAGCTTGGCGTCGATGTCGAGCACGTGGACTCTTCCACCGCCGGCCCTGAAATCGCGCAACGTTTTTTTTCCGCCGCTGAGGTCGCCGAGTTGCAGCGCTTGCCGCAAGGGCACCAGCGCGCGGCGTTCTTTGCCGGATGGGTGCGCAAAGAAGCCTATATCAAGGCGATCGGAGCAGGTCTGTTCGCCGCACTCGATCGCTTCACGGTTTCGCTCACACCCGGAGAACCCGCGGCTCTATTGGATGATGAGGACGATCCGCAGGCGGCATCGCGCTGGACGCTGCGCGAGCTGCTGCCGGGCCAAGGCTACGCTGCCGCAATCGCGGTGGAAGGGCGCGCCTCGCCATTGCGTTGTTTCGATTGGCCGCCGCCTGTTGTCTGGTGTCATG encodes:
- a CDS encoding amino acid adenylation domain-containing protein — encoded protein: MSAHVTVAARLAALPPEKRSRLKAILNRVAMPSIDSAAQPLAPGHKLSHESDASVSFAQTRLWFLHRYQPDSAVYNVARAFRLTGRLDVSALSGAFAEIVRRHAILRTGFAMVGDEARQAVHVNAAFKLDTIDLLHFAQAQRETEAQRVIDREANRPFDLERPPLLRAMLVALLEDDHALLINLHHIVADGWSLEVLGRELAALYRAYRDACPSLLPELPIQYTDYARWQREWLRGDVLAAQLDYWKQKLKNAPPLLALPTDRPRPQTQSLRRAQHICTLDQSLLEDLKALNQQSGTTLFMSLLAAFAVVLARYSRSDDIVIGSPIAGRSRAETENLIGCFVNTLALRVDLSGDPSFAGLLSRVRETALEAYAHQDLPFEKLVEELKPERGLSHAPLFQVAFVLQNSACPLALDSLAVECIEIGVESAKFDLNLGAADTGQGLRLSFEYNADLFDAATIVRLAGHLETLLRDVAADSDCKLSQLALLTPAEQYTLTRVWNQGKAGYPADKTITALFEEQAARTPHNIALVCEGQALSYAELNDRANRLAHHLIALGGGPEVLIGLCIERSAELIVAILAILKAGSAYLPLDPSYPEERLAFMLDDAKAPLVITQTAFAPMFARCPARLVLLDAPESHDYPTNNPAASATSENLAYVIYTSGSTGKPKGVMISHANVHRLFTATDSWYRFGASDVWTLFHSYAFDFSVWEIWGALLYGGRLVVVPYAVSRSPDRFYQLLVEQQVTVLNQTPSAFYQLIQADHAYRGEQPLRLRCVIFGGEALNPALLGPWYLRHRDDSPRLVNMYGITETTVHVTYQALSEADARGANRSLIGCVIPDLSLYILDQHRQPVAIGCEGELYVGGAGLARGYLNRPELTAERYIRNPFSADPDARLYKTGDLARYLSDGNIEYLGRIDHQVKIRGFRIELGEIESLLAQHADVREAAVIARDDAPGDKRLVAYLVARPDTALTQIGLRSYLQGKLPDHMMPAAFVMLDAMPVTSNGKLDRAALPAPNEMDVARAAYAAPQTAMETAVADIYREVLKISRISREDNFFDLGGHSLLATQLIVHLRVAFQIELPLQALFDAPTVAALSGIIAASAAVAKATCPAIATTPTSAATSKAAPLSFGQARLWFLHQYEPDSAFYNLPRALMLKGAVRVDALAAAFDSLIARHEALRTVFTVIDDEPVQVIKPAAEFRLERLDLRYLPESARRAEALRLAQADAIRPFDLSKSPLRMNLVTIASDEHLLVINLHHIVSDGWSMAVFNRELSALYESHSEGMPSRLAPLPIQYADYARWQRGHLQGRLLATDLTYWKAQLGNAPPLLDLPTDRPRPPSQSFKGSALLHQVEKDVLDRVKAVGQRNRATLFMTLSAAFSVLLARYTRRDDIVFGSVIAGRTRIETENLIGFFVNTLVMRIDCANDPAFEELLGRVRETALDAYAHQDVPFERLFEELKPERNPSYSPLIQVLFVLQNNTVEPLRLKGATVERIESRQQTAKFDLSLAATETAQGLQLNFEYSTDLFDAATIARMAGHYSALLAAIAADPGRKLSTLPLLTASERQTLVYDWNQTATGYPAEATLAALFEQQVARTPNRVAVVLPAAVSGKGADESMTYAELNQRANRLAHYLLRLGAAPDMLIGVCAQRSIEMTVSILAILKAGAAYLPLDPGYPRERLAFMLEDAGATILITHSALRSRLPQHAATLVMADQTEAYAECPAGNPNAGCDRRPDPEMSSAPRRLTSANLAYVIYTSGSSGKPKGVMVEQRSVVRLVKNTDYAQLTADDAVAHISNTAFDAATFELWGALLNGGRLVIIDQDTLLSPEHFAAALAKYRISALFITVALFNMIAREAPTAFAHVRHLLVGGDALDPQAVASVLRAAPPERLLNAYGPTETTTFATWHQVREVAAGAVTLPIGRPVANTTAYILDAHLQPAPIGVAGELHIGGPGVARGYLARPELTAAKFIADPFDQGGRLYKTGDLARFLPGGSIEFVGRIDSQVKIRGFRIELGEIEASLCAHPEVREAVVLARQDEPGDKRLVAYIVPARTPRIATNSPFSEGGESGHEGNIPALREHLKTRLPDYMIPTAFVLMAQLPITPNGKLDRANLPAPGGDTMTAAVHIAPRTPLEAKLAAIWRKLLHIDAVGVTSNFFELGGHSLLVVRLIAEIDKAFGQQLSIATLFQAPTIARLAEVMTGDRPPENWPSLLPLNAAGSTPPLFSMHVGTAVQLRGLARHLGQEQTFYGISSQCLDARREPLHSIEEMAAYALREVRAVQPRGPYHLAGYCASAAIALEMAQQLHGQGERVSALIMFDAAPPGGCQDALQQRRELRRHLRNLARFGVLKKIRYVASRVRDRSRDALYRCAFRFYRALGAAIPHEVLSRYVLDIMVDARARYAPRIYPGKISLIWATVRSQDEDRDTRCFEDAWAKLAAQGVEHFYIPVEHTRMFEDDQVACVAEQTKACLARASAS
- a CDS encoding 4'-phosphopantetheinyl transferase superfamily protein, which produces MPCAGHTRATVDDRDVWLPATVAPALTAHEVHVWRANLDTLPDFRGLLAEEEAARAGRFHFEQHRARFIAARGWLRSLLGGYLHIDPGEVEFTYGERGKPGLGARFASPLRFNVSHSHELALIAVSEGRELGVDVEHVDSSTAGPEIAQRFFSAAEVAELQRLPQGHQRAAFFAGWVRKEAYIKAIGAGLFAALDRFTVSLTPGEPAALLDDEDDPQAASRWTLRELLPGQGYAAAIAVEGRASPLRCFDWPPPVVWCHESEVSCTIQPVIPAKLVPACFKPGAGIQPSNNDCRRFVARKLDARWSLPSNA